From Triticum aestivum cultivar Chinese Spring chromosome 4A, IWGSC CS RefSeq v2.1, whole genome shotgun sequence, a single genomic window includes:
- the LOC123085386 gene encoding cytosolic enolase 3, which yields MSVQEYLEKHLLPRKIEEAVNAAVRAKAADPVLFISTHMRRAAPAVITRVCARQILDSRGAPAVEVDLHTNKAVHRASAAGPGAPEGAAVDATRDVEKRRLLAKAVADSVRLINGKVSEALVGMDPQQQAQIDQAIMDLDKAHHRTEVGANAMLAVSIAACKAGAAEKEVPLYKHIADLVGKSATTLPVPAITVINGGTHAGNNLPIQEIKILPIGAKNFEEAMQMGSETYHHLKDIIWEKYGSDSCNIGDDGGFAPNISSITEGLDLVIAAIDRAGYNGRIKLAIDAAATDFCVGKKYDLEFKSAKKSGQNFKTGDDMIEIYSQLCSEYPLVSIEQPFDKDDWEHSKKFTTLELCQVVGDDLLMSDPERIKRAVNEYTCDALTLKASQVGTVTEAIEAVKQAKDAHWGVMVSHRSGDTDDSFIADLAVGAAAGQIKAGAPCRGECLTKYNQLLRIEEELGGEGGYAGENWRTTAG from the exons ATGTCGGTGCAGGAGTACCTAGAGAAGCACCTGCTCCCGCGCAAGATCGAGGAGGCCGTGAACGCGGCCGTCCGCGCCAAGGCCGCCGACCCGGTGCTCTTCATCTCCACCCACatgcggcgggcggcgccggccgTGATCACGCGGGTGTGCGCGCGGCAGATCCTGGACAGCCGCGGCGCCCCCGCGGTGGAGGTCGACCTGCACACCAACAAGGCCGTGCACCGCGCGTCCGCGGCAGGGCCGGGAGCCCCCGAGGGCGCCGCGGTCGACGCCACGAGGGACGTCGAGAAGCGGAGGCTCCTCGCCAAGGCGGTCGCCGACTCGGTGCGGCTGATCAACGGCAAGGTGTCGGAGGCGCTCGTGGGGATGGATCCGCAGCAGCAGGCGCAGATCGACCAGGCCATCATGGACTTGGACAAGGCGCACCACAGG ACTGAGGTTGGAGCGAATGCTATGCTGGCCGTATCAATTGCAGCTTGTAAAGCTGGTGCTGCTGAGAAAGAG GTTCCGCTGTACAAGCATAtagcagatcttgttggtaaaagCGCAACGACGCTTCCCGTCCCAGCAATTACAGTCATTAATGGTGGAACCCATGCTGGAAATAATCTTCCCATTCAA GAAATTAAGATCCTTCCAATCGGTGCCAAAAACTTTGAAGAAGCAATGCAGATGGGTTCAGAGACATATCATCATCTGAAG GATATTATATGGGAGAAGTATGGTTCAGACAGTTGCAACATTGGCGATGATGGTGGATTTGCTCCTAATATTTCCAG TATAACCGAAGGCTTGGATCTTGTCATTGCGGCAATAGATAGAGCTGGATATAATGGAAGGATCAAATTAGCAATTGATGCTGCTGCTACTGATTTTTGTGTAG GAAAAAAATATGACCTGGAGTTCAAGTCTGCAAAGAAATCAGGGCAAAATTTCAAAACTGGGGACGATATGATTGAGATTTATAGTCAACTATGTTCAG AATACCCACTTGTCTCCATTGAACAGCCCTTCGACAAAGATGACTGGGAGCACTCGAAAAAGTTTACCACCCTAGAGCTATGTCAG GTTGTAGGAGACGACTTATTGATGTCAGATCCTGAACGCATTAAGCGGGCAGTAAATGAATATACTTGCGACGCTCTTACTCTCAAG GCAAGTCAAGTGGGCACTGTCACTGAGGCCATAGAGGCTGTGAAACAGGCAAAGGATGCGCATTGGGGTGTGATGGTGTCACATAGGTCTGGGGACACGGATGATTCTTTCATCGCCGACCTGGCTGTCGGTGCAGCAGCTGGACAGATCAAAGCTGGTGCCCCCTGCCGTGGAGAGTGCCTCACGAAATACAATCAG CTTCTAAGAATAGAGGAAGAACTTGGAGGCGAAGGGGGTTACGCTGGCGAAAATTGGAGAACTACCGCGGGCTGA
- the LOC123085388 gene encoding OVARIAN TUMOR DOMAIN-containing deubiquitinating enzyme 3, whose product MAPPARPSNATLLARLGEGTARFELLEDPAPAPAPPVWPRLHCFARIGSSLRGGWSAALNKVEHYGVQRVTGDGRCMFRALAKGMAKTRGIPLTPREEVQDADDLRLAVKEVICDNQTERQKYEEAIIAITVDESLKRYCQRIRRPDFWGGESELLVLSRLCRQPIIIYIPEREYRGRGNGFIPIAEYGLEFTKDSKEGKKRVPVRLLYSGKNHYDLLI is encoded by the exons ATGGCGCCACCGGCGCGGCCGTCCAATG CCACGCTTCTTGCGCGGCTCGGGGAGGGCACGGCCAGGTTCGAGCTCCTCGAGGACCCCGCGCCTGCTCCCGCGCCGCCGGTTTGGCCTCGCCTCCACTGCTTCGCCAGGATTGGCTCCTCGCT GAGGGGCGGGTGGTCGGCGGCGTTGAACAAGGTGGAGCACTACGGGGTCCAGAGAGTCACCGGCGATGGCCGCTGCATGTTTCGAGCCTTG GCTAAGGGAATGGCAAAGACTAGGGGAATTCCATTGACCCCAAGGGAGGAGGTACAAGATGCAG ACGACCTACGGCTGGCAGTGAAAGAGGTTATATGTGATAACCAAACCGAGCGTCAAAAGTATGAAGAGGCGATTATAGCTATTACAGTGGATGAATCTTTGAAACG CTACTGCCAAAGGATAAGGCGACCTGATTTCTGGGGTGGAGAGTCAGAACTCTTG GTTTTGTCTAGACTGTGTCGGCAACCAATCATTATTTACATTCCGGAGCGTGAG TACCGCGGGCGGGGCAACGGGTTTATCCCAATTGCCGAGTACGGGTTGGAGTTTACCAAAGACTCTAAAGAGGGGAAGAAAAGGGTGCCGGTGAGACTGTTATACAGTGGGAAGAACCATTATGATTTGCTGATATAA
- the LOC123085387 gene encoding LIM domain-containing protein WLIM2a, whose protein sequence is MSRALARPLTRISSLFPPFASFVCALPFSFRRGNCEPARSSRPPREAAIIHSIHSSAAAYISAAIGALVGCSSHRRIRRAQAEIRSAAAAATATATMFSGTQQKCKVCTKTVYPMDQLSTDGAVFHRACFKCHHCKSTLSFSSYSSFEGVPYCKPHFAQLFKETGSYNKSFQSQSPAKSATEKLTPELTRSPSKAAGMFSGTQDKCATCGKTAYPLEKVTVEEKSYHKSCFKCSHGGCALSPSNYAALEGILYCKHHFSQLFKEKGSYNHLIKCASVKRAAEAQTAQAAAQTAPAAAESS, encoded by the exons ATGAGCAGAGCACTAGCGCGGCCCCTCACCCGCATCTCATCTCTCTTTCCCCCCTTCGCTTCCTTCGTTTGTGCGTTGCCTTTTTCTTTCCGCCGCGGCAACTGTGAGCCGGCCCGATCGAGCCGCCCACCTCGAGAGGCCGCCATAATTCATTCCATCCATTCATCCGCTGCCGCGTATATAAGCGCGGCCATTGGGGCGCTCGTGGGGTGCTCGTCACATCGTCGCATCAGGCGCGCGCAGGCCGAGAtcagatcggcggcggcggcggcgacggcgacggcgaccatGTTCAGCGGGACGCAGCAGAAGTGCAAGGTGTGCACCAAGACGGTGTACCCCATGGACCAGCTCTCCACCGACGGCGCCGTCTTCCACCGCGCCTGCTTCAAGTGCCACCACTGCAAGTCCACCCTCTCC TTTAGCAGCTACTCCTCCTTTGAAGGAGTGCCCTACTGCAAGCCCCATTTCGCGCAGCTGTTCAAGGAGACCGGGAGCTACAACAAGAGCTTCCAGTCACAATCCC CCGCGAAATCTGCGACGGAGAAGTTGACTCCTGAGCTG ACCAGATCGCCAAGCAAAGCTGCGGGCATGTTTTCGGGAACGCAGGACAAGTGCGCCACTTGTGGTAAAACAGCATACCCTCTTGAGAAG GTGACAGTTGAAGAGAAGTCCTACCACAAGTCCTGCTTCAAATGCTCTCATGGAGGCTGCGCCCTCTCGCCGTCCAACTACGCGGCCTTGGAAGGCATCCTCTACTGCAAGCACCATTTCTCCCAGCTTTTCAAGGAGAAGGGGAGCTACAACCATCTGATCAAGTGCGCATCGGTCAAGCGCGCAGCAGAGGCGCAAACAGCACAGGCGGCGGCACAAACAGCTCCGGCGGCTGCTGAATCCTCCTGA